The Thermococcus sp. M36 genome includes the window TTCAAGTTGTCAATTTTAATTTGTTCAATTTCAATTTTCTGAAGCCAATCAGGCTCAGGTTTTTTCTTTAAATAAATATGACAATCACTTAAACGAAACACTTTCCCAGTATTTGGGCAAACACCAAAAATTTGTCTTTGAAGTTGAAAGAAGTTTATTATTTGATTATTTGTCATTTTTATAAAATTTAAATTCTAGTTTTTTATTTACAATTAAGTTTTTGACTTCTTTCTGATTAGGCTTAAGTCTTGCGGCACCTGTCTTAATGTCTGTGAATATTATTTTTTCAACTTTACCTTTTTTATGAAGTCCTTCGAATATTACATAATCAATTGGGTCAAATAAAGAACGACAATCATTATGTTCAAACCTAAATGTTTTGAAAGTGGGAGC containing:
- a CDS encoding Holliday junction resolvase-like protein; amino-acid sequence: APTFKTFRFEHNDCRSLFDPIDYVIFEGLHKKGKVEKIIFTDIKTGAARLKPNQKEVKNLIVNKKLEFKFYKNDK